A single Methanocaldococcus bathoardescens DNA region contains:
- a CDS encoding 6-carboxyhexanoate--CoA ligase, translated as MYSIKMRASKNGKHISGAERIVNKEEIEDVAKELIRRALTHENGSPDFINIKIEEIKEEIEYINHLPIKTIKCRNKEEAREKAREILRNEGILDEVIDYAFKIIDKGGMRGAAILNLRGERLEPDKERGVRVKNIDTTKELKEKILKEKLGTERTVDAIAIASKVIHLGIIAELCTSDNKSYTTGYVATKKGYFRITNLKEKGENGGRVFFVKDDVDVEDLIDKLENKPFIIK; from the coding sequence ATGTATAGTATAAAGATGAGGGCATCAAAAAATGGAAAACACATTTCTGGGGCGGAGAGAATTGTAAATAAAGAAGAAATTGAAGATGTTGCAAAAGAATTAATTAGGAGAGCCTTAACACATGAAAATGGAAGTCCAGATTTTATAAATATAAAAATTGAAGAGATTAAGGAAGAGATAGAATACATTAACCACTTGCCAATAAAAACAATAAAATGCAGAAATAAAGAAGAGGCAAGAGAAAAGGCAAGGGAAATATTAAGAAATGAGGGAATTCTTGATGAAGTAATCGACTATGCATTTAAAATTATCGATAAAGGAGGAATGAGAGGGGCGGCAATTTTAAATTTAAGAGGAGAGAGGTTAGAGCCAGATAAAGAAAGGGGGGTTAGGGTTAAAAACATTGATACAACAAAAGAATTAAAAGAGAAAATCCTAAAAGAAAAATTGGGGACAGAAAGAACTGTTGATGCCATTGCAATAGCATCTAAGGTTATTCATTTGGGAATTATAGCGGAGCTCTGCACTTCAGATAATAAAAGTTACACAACTGGCTACGTTGCAACAAAAAAAGGATATTTCAGGATTACAAATTTAAAAGAAAAAGGAGAGAATGGAGGAAGAGTATTTTTTGTCAAAGATGATGTTGATGTGGAGGATTTAATAGATAAATTAGAAAACAAGCCATTCATTATAAAATAA
- a CDS encoding histidinol phosphate phosphatase domain-containing protein codes for MRFDFHTHTVFSDGELIPSELVRRAKVLKHKAIAITDHADFSNYKELIEKTTIAKEELKKYWDDIIVIVGVELTHIPPKSIPKMAKKAKDLGAEIVVVHGETVVEPVEEKTNYYASISEDVDILAHPGFIDKEIAENLKENDIFVEITSRRGHNITNGFVANIAREFGLKTLINTDTHAPGDLIDAEFAKKVGLGAGLTNKELEKTLLDYPKELLKRI; via the coding sequence TTGAGATTTGATTTCCATACGCATACAGTTTTTAGTGATGGGGAATTAATTCCATCAGAGTTAGTTAGAAGGGCTAAGGTTTTAAAACATAAAGCTATAGCTATAACAGACCATGCTGACTTTAGTAATTATAAAGAATTGATTGAAAAAACTACTATTGCCAAAGAAGAGTTAAAAAAATACTGGGATGATATTATTGTTATTGTTGGTGTAGAGTTAACTCACATCCCACCAAAATCCATTCCAAAAATGGCAAAAAAAGCTAAGGATTTAGGGGCTGAGATTGTTGTAGTTCATGGGGAAACAGTTGTTGAACCAGTTGAGGAAAAAACCAATTACTATGCCTCAATATCTGAAGATGTTGATATTTTAGCTCATCCAGGATTTATTGATAAAGAAATTGCTGAAAATTTAAAAGAAAATGATATATTTGTTGAAATTACTTCGAGAAGAGGGCATAATATAACAAATGGTTTTGTAGCTAATATTGCGAGAGAATTTGGATTAAAAACTTTGATAAATACAGATACTCACGCTCCAGGAGATTTAATTGATGCTGAGTTTGCAAAAAAAGTTGGTTTAGGGGCAGGATTAACAAATAAAGAGTTGGAAAAGACATTGTTGGATTATCCAAAAGAGTTATTGAAGAGAATATAA
- a CDS encoding fumarate hydratase, with translation MKISDVVVELFREAVIYLPKDVKDALKEACIKESSEISKNTLKAIIENNKIAEEKQVPLCQDTGVPIIFLKIGKNINSSEIMKIIEEIKEGVKKATEEIPLRPNVVHPLTRENFKTNVGLNAPFINIEFDENLDREIEIIAFPKGAGSENMSALKMLKPSDGIEGIKNFVLETIVNAGGKPCPPIVIGIGIGGTADVALKLAKKALLRKIGERHKDKEIAELEKELLEKINSLGIGTMGLGGDTTALDVFIEIAGCHTASLPVGICIQCWADRKASKKIKIDEIEL, from the coding sequence ATGAAAATATCTGACGTAGTTGTTGAATTGTTTAGAGAAGCAGTTATTTACCTACCAAAAGATGTAAAAGATGCATTAAAAGAGGCATGTATTAAAGAAAGTAGTGAAATATCAAAAAACACTCTAAAGGCAATTATAGAAAATAATAAAATTGCTGAAGAAAAACAAGTTCCTTTATGTCAAGATACTGGTGTTCCAATAATATTTTTAAAAATTGGAAAGAATATAAATTCCTCTGAAATAATGAAAATCATTGAGGAAATAAAAGAGGGTGTAAAAAAAGCAACAGAAGAGATTCCTTTAAGGCCTAATGTAGTCCATCCTTTAACAAGAGAGAATTTTAAAACAAATGTTGGATTAAATGCCCCATTTATAAATATAGAGTTTGATGAAAACTTAGATAGAGAGATTGAAATAATTGCATTTCCAAAAGGGGCGGGAAGCGAAAATATGAGTGCTTTAAAGATGTTAAAGCCATCTGATGGCATAGAAGGAATAAAAAATTTTGTTTTAGAAACTATAGTCAATGCCGGAGGTAAGCCATGCCCACCAATAGTTATTGGAATAGGTATTGGTGGAACTGCAGATGTAGCATTAAAATTAGCTAAAAAAGCATTATTAAGAAAAATAGGGGAAAGACATAAAGATAAAGAAATAGCTGAGCTTGAAAAAGAGTTGTTAGAAAAGATAAATAGCTTAGGAATAGGAACTATGGGTTTGGGTGGGGATACAACTGCCTTAGATGTATTTATTGAAATAGCTGGCTGCCACACAGCTTCTTTACCAGTAGGAATTTGTATTCAATGCTGGGCTGATAGAAAAGCAAGTAAAAAAATAAAAATAGATGAAATTGAACTATAG
- a CDS encoding CBS domain-containing protein, with amino-acid sequence MLNEPVKEIMTRDVVTVTPDTPVSKAMGIMEENGFHHLIVVDNKDGKEEYYLISMRDLLLASSTHEEVGSLMYKAHCIHEETPFLDAVCEMLDSGQRAAPIVNDEGKLVGIITDYDIMARAAKSKIMKDTKVTKIMTRNVITIKEDDSIGKARALMRDNNIGRLVVVDDEGNPIGMVTEVDILKKVFKPKKKMTVGEFKGEKVPRMGQPVKMIMNTPLITVGIDATAADAARVMQEYDIRGVPVVKGKSLRGIVTRLDIIKYIADLKKGAMIEIELHGMLDPEFKDLAERIIATEVKKMVKHTGKIHWIKITIKKDRDKGGIPYYRITTYVKTPNKLYVGEGRPKASLPNKLEAEGEDIAYVSEHERWEFIDILKESLESVLRQLEADYEKHHPKYAGRVVKGQFPEEFNPEEFKKEE; translated from the coding sequence ATGTTAAATGAACCAGTAAAAGAAATAATGACAAGAGATGTAGTTACAGTAACACCTGATACACCTGTCTCAAAGGCAATGGGAATAATGGAAGAGAATGGATTTCACCACTTAATAGTTGTTGATAATAAGGATGGTAAAGAAGAATACTATTTAATAAGCATGAGAGATTTGTTGTTGGCATCATCAACACATGAAGAAGTTGGTTCATTAATGTATAAAGCACATTGCATACACGAAGAAACACCATTCTTAGATGCAGTTTGCGAGATGTTAGATAGTGGGCAGAGAGCAGCACCAATTGTAAATGATGAAGGAAAGTTGGTTGGGATTATAACTGACTATGACATCATGGCAAGGGCTGCAAAATCAAAAATAATGAAAGATACAAAAGTTACAAAGATAATGACAAGGAATGTTATAACAATAAAAGAAGATGATTCAATTGGTAAGGCAAGGGCTTTAATGAGAGATAACAACATTGGTAGATTAGTTGTAGTAGATGATGAAGGAAACCCAATTGGAATGGTTACTGAAGTTGATATATTAAAGAAAGTCTTTAAACCTAAGAAGAAGATGACTGTTGGTGAATTTAAAGGAGAGAAAGTTCCAAGAATGGGACAGCCAGTTAAGATGATTATGAACACCCCATTAATAACAGTAGGTATTGATGCTACTGCCGCAGATGCTGCAAGAGTTATGCAGGAATACGATATTAGAGGAGTTCCAGTAGTTAAAGGAAAATCATTGAGAGGAATTGTTACAAGATTAGACATTATAAAGTATATTGCTGATTTGAAGAAAGGGGCAATGATTGAAATTGAATTGCATGGTATGTTAGACCCTGAATTTAAAGACCTCGCTGAGAGAATTATTGCAACAGAAGTTAAGAAGATGGTTAAACATACAGGAAAAATCCACTGGATAAAAATAACCATTAAAAAAGATAGGGATAAAGGAGGAATTCCATACTACAGAATAACAACCTATGTTAAAACACCAAATAAATTATATGTTGGAGAAGGTAGACCAAAAGCTTCATTACCAAATAAATTAGAAGCTGAAGGAGAAGACATAGCTTATGTCTCAGAGCATGAAAGATGGGAGTTCATTGATATATTGAAAGAATCATTAGAGTCAGTATTAAGACAATTAGAAGCTGACTATGAAAAACACCACCCAAAATATGCTGGTAGAGTAGTTAAAGGACAGTTCCCTGAAGAATTTAATCCAGAAGAGTTTAAGAAGGAGGAGTAA
- the pyrI gene encoding aspartate carbamoyltransferase regulatory subunit, translated as MGELKVKKITNGTVIDHIDAGKALMVFKVLNVPKETSVMIAINVPSKKKGKKDILKIEGIELKKEDVDKISLISPDVTINIIRDGVVVEKLKPQIPDNIEGILRCTNPNCITNKEKIRGKFKIESKNPLKIRCYYCEKFLNEVVFE; from the coding sequence ATGGGTGAGTTGAAAGTAAAGAAAATTACAAATGGGACTGTAATTGACCATATAGATGCAGGAAAAGCATTAATGGTTTTTAAAGTTTTAAATGTCCCAAAAGAAACTTCTGTGATGATAGCTATAAATGTCCCATCAAAAAAGAAAGGGAAGAAAGATATTTTAAAAATTGAAGGAATTGAATTAAAAAAAGAAGATGTAGATAAAATATCTCTAATATCTCCAGATGTGACTATCAATATTATTAGAGATGGAGTCGTTGTTGAAAAACTTAAACCACAAATTCCAGATAATATAGAGGGAATATTGAGATGTACAAATCCCAATTGCATAACAAATAAAGAAAAAATTAGGGGGAAATTTAAAATAGAGAGTAAAAACCCATTAAAGATTAGATGCTATTATTGTGAGAAGTTTTTAAATGAAGTAGTTTTTGAATGA
- a CDS encoding DUF126 domain-containing protein, with translation MELKGRGISKGVVEGIAIVSKEPFSFLGGVDKEGNIIDKDSDLYGQSLKGKIFVFPYGKGSTVGSYVIYGLAKRGILKGIVNKECEPIVATGAILGGIPLVDRVDIEKIKTGDKIVVDGNTGVVKILNK, from the coding sequence ATGGAATTAAAAGGTAGAGGTATTTCAAAAGGTGTTGTTGAAGGGATAGCAATTGTTTCAAAAGAACCTTTCTCTTTTTTAGGGGGTGTTGATAAAGAGGGAAATATTATAGATAAGGACAGTGATTTATATGGACAATCATTAAAAGGAAAAATTTTCGTCTTCCCATATGGTAAGGGAAGTACTGTTGGTTCTTATGTAATATATGGTTTAGCAAAAAGAGGAATTTTAAAAGGAATAGTTAATAAAGAATGTGAGCCAATAGTCGCTACTGGAGCTATTTTAGGAGGGATTCCATTAGTTGATAGAGTAGATATTGAGAAAATAAAAACTGGAGATAAGATTGTTGTTGATGGAAATACAGGAGTGGTGAAAATTTTAAATAAATAA
- a CDS encoding NOG1 family protein: MSRDANPFKKMPTILMPDELMAKALRRGEKVASEMRKKELPWLLKARFVEEHKVRTIASVVADNLQKVIDKTPPVRKLPKFYQEMVEVLVGIDDFKKSMGAFKWASELVRKLGNEYARKIRAARTPQQAGKLRKEFVGRVKSILEQIHPEMAFVAVAREKLKDLPTFKDLPTVVIAGYPNVGKSTLLKKLTGADVEINSYPFTTKGINVGYMEAIQMVDTPGLLDRPLYERNDIELQAILALNYLANLILFIIDASEFCGYTIEEQINLLKEIKELFKAPIVVAINKIDLVDEERIKEIEEKLKEVGVDKILKISADKGIGLEELKRFFIANCQIN; this comes from the coding sequence ATGAGTAGAGATGCCAATCCATTCAAAAAAATGCCAACAATCCTAATGCCTGATGAATTGATGGCTAAAGCTTTAAGAAGAGGGGAAAAGGTTGCGAGTGAGATGAGAAAGAAAGAATTACCATGGCTATTGAAAGCAAGATTTGTGGAAGAGCATAAAGTAAGAACTATTGCCTCAGTTGTTGCCGATAATCTACAAAAAGTTATAGATAAAACTCCTCCAGTAAGAAAGCTTCCTAAATTTTATCAAGAGATGGTTGAGGTTTTAGTAGGAATAGATGATTTCAAAAAATCAATGGGAGCATTTAAATGGGCATCTGAATTGGTTAGAAAATTAGGAAATGAATATGCAAGAAAAATTAGAGCAGCAAGAACTCCACAACAGGCAGGAAAGTTAAGGAAGGAATTTGTTGGTAGGGTTAAATCTATATTAGAGCAGATTCATCCAGAGATGGCATTTGTTGCTGTAGCAAGAGAGAAGTTAAAAGATTTACCAACATTTAAGGATTTACCAACAGTAGTTATAGCAGGTTATCCAAACGTTGGTAAATCAACATTATTAAAAAAACTCACTGGAGCTGATGTTGAAATAAATAGCTATCCTTTCACAACTAAGGGAATAAATGTTGGTTATATGGAAGCAATTCAGATGGTTGATACTCCTGGGCTATTAGATAGGCCTTTATATGAGAGGAATGATATCGAGTTGCAGGCAATTTTGGCTCTAAACTATTTAGCTAATTTGATTTTATTTATAATAGATGCCAGTGAATTTTGTGGTTATACTATAGAGGAGCAGATAAATCTATTGAAAGAAATAAAAGAGCTGTTTAAAGCCCCTATTGTTGTAGCTATAAACAAAATTGATTTAGTGGATGAGGAGAGGATTAAAGAGATTGAAGAGAAATTAAAAGAGGTTGGAGTTGATAAAATATTAAAAATCTCTGCTGATAAAGGTATTGGATTAGAAGAATTAAAGAGATTTTTTATAGCCAACTGTCAAATAAATTAA
- a CDS encoding NAD(P)-binding protein, with amino-acid sequence MRVGVVGGGISGLLSALSLEREGYEVVLFEKDKIGGLCRSEKIDGYQVDIGVHAITMLNNGPLTRLLKKYSKYLPNFRPYGGYYVRLNNELHKIPVSLQDWLTTPIIPHKDKILITTKIMDLMSTGFEKDVSVYDVVKTLGLSDISLKFFDTISYFLSGENMENTPLWRLFTGAGYIPEDDILPFIYKDSKINPMKSILTKKINPERIKSILSKGFLKTIKDGSKNYISKFVSGGRYSTQGYPLGGIQSITNCILNSLENTEIKYEEVISIEKEKSYVIGTNEDSYNVDMVVFSAPSRTLPDIAKNIDEIKKLEKHLRNIKFTNSLTVWFGIDEEKNPLNYVGSEIWIDPPAWAKCITNYDKSLAPKGKALIGVSFVNKTEKEAYEAIEKYLNIDVDKADFLHIQKAVPEQASCCIGQFFVYPKINDSFYVVGTDADPRSMGITRAAYSVEVMLSELLNIANCQRFNLKRHL; translated from the coding sequence ATGAGAGTAGGTGTTGTTGGTGGGGGAATATCGGGGCTTTTAAGTGCTCTATCCTTAGAGAGAGAAGGTTATGAAGTTGTGTTATTTGAGAAAGATAAAATAGGTGGATTGTGTAGAAGTGAAAAAATAGATGGTTATCAGGTAGATATAGGAGTTCATGCAATAACCATGCTAAATAACGGACCTTTAACAAGGTTATTAAAAAAATATTCCAAATATTTACCAAACTTTAGGCCGTATGGAGGCTATTATGTAAGATTAAATAATGAACTCCACAAGATACCCGTATCTCTACAAGATTGGCTAACAACCCCTATAATTCCACATAAGGATAAGATATTGATTACAACAAAGATAATGGATTTGATGAGTACTGGATTTGAAAAGGATGTTTCTGTTTATGATGTGGTAAAAACATTGGGTTTGAGTGATATATCCTTAAAATTTTTTGACACAATTTCTTATTTTTTGTCTGGAGAAAATATGGAAAATACACCATTATGGAGGTTATTTACAGGAGCTGGATATATTCCTGAAGATGATATATTGCCTTTTATTTATAAAGATTCTAAGATAAACCCAATGAAGTCAATATTAACAAAAAAAATCAATCCTGAGAGGATAAAAAGTATATTATCAAAAGGATTTTTGAAAACCATTAAAGATGGCTCTAAAAACTATATATCAAAATTTGTAAGTGGGGGGAGATATTCAACTCAAGGTTATCCACTTGGAGGGATTCAATCAATAACCAACTGTATATTGAACTCCTTAGAGAATACTGAAATAAAATATGAAGAAGTTATTTCAATTGAAAAAGAAAAGAGCTATGTTATTGGAACTAATGAAGACAGCTACAATGTTGATATGGTCGTTTTCTCAGCACCTTCGAGAACTCTCCCTGATATAGCAAAAAATATTGATGAAATAAAAAAATTAGAGAAACATCTAAGAAATATAAAATTTACAAACTCTTTAACTGTGTGGTTTGGTATTGATGAAGAAAAAAACCCTTTAAATTATGTTGGTTCAGAGATTTGGATAGACCCGCCTGCGTGGGCAAAGTGTATAACCAATTACGATAAATCCCTTGCTCCAAAGGGAAAAGCATTGATAGGAGTTTCATTTGTCAATAAAACAGAGAAAGAGGCTTATGAAGCTATTGAAAAATATCTAAACATAGATGTTGACAAAGCTGATTTTTTGCATATACAGAAGGCAGTTCCTGAGCAGGCATCTTGCTGTATAGGGCAGTTTTTTGTTTATCCAAAAATAAATGATAGTTTTTATGTTGTTGGAACTGATGCAGACCCAAGAAGTATGGGAATTACAAGAGCCGCTTATTCAGTTGAAGTCATGCTCTCTGAGTTGTTGAATATAGCCAACTGTCAAAGGTTTAATTTAAAAAGGCATCTGTAA
- a CDS encoding PUA domain-containing protein encodes MKVRELKKREINLIKEELSKYTNEDFVKNFDYENLAVLEGKWLTVCYTNKQTIKNLNMFHEIFSVGNVFGEIKRKFRLSLEGFTLISSNIIDNYAVINEKGEVLFLYGRDIFKESIIEVKGSGRIAVFNKNREFLGIGFFDGKMIKNIKDKGWYLREGG; translated from the coding sequence ATGAAAGTGAGAGAATTAAAAAAGAGGGAAATTAATTTAATAAAAGAGGAATTGAGCAAATACACCAATGAAGATTTTGTTAAAAATTTTGATTATGAGAATTTGGCAGTTTTGGAAGGGAAATGGCTAACTGTTTGTTACACAAATAAACAAACAATAAAGAATTTAAATATGTTTCATGAGATATTTTCAGTGGGCAATGTGTTTGGTGAGATTAAGAGAAAATTTAGATTATCCTTAGAAGGTTTTACATTAATATCTTCCAATATAATAGATAACTACGCAGTTATAAATGAAAAAGGTGAAGTTTTATTTTTGTATGGAAGAGATATCTTTAAAGAATCAATTATTGAGGTCAAAGGTTCTGGAAGAATAGCTGTTTTTAATAAAAATAGAGAATTTTTAGGAATTGGATTCTTTGATGGAAAGATGATTAAAAATATAAAGGATAAGGGATGGTATTTGAGAGAGGGAGGATAA
- the purT gene encoding phosphoribosylglycinamide formyltransferase 2: MAIGTPLLKGSVKFLLLGSGELGKEVVIEAQRLGIECIAVDRYQNAPAMQVAHKSYVIDMKDYDALMAIIEREEPDYIVPEIEAINTDALIDAEKEGYNVVPTAEATKITMNRELIRRLAAEKLKLRTAKYAFADSLEELRDAVEKLGLPCVVKPIMSSSGKGQSVVRSEEDIEKAWKIAKEGARGIGNRVIVEEFINFDYEITLLTARTAEGTKFCEPIGHIQIDGDYHESWQPHNMSDELKEQAQEIAKKVTDALGGYGIFGVELFVKGDEVIFSEVSPRPHDTGMVTMITQEMSEFEIHVRAILGLPVSTKLIHPGASHVIKAEINKYAPKYHIEEALKVPNTKLRLFGKPNAKVGRRMGVALAYADSVEKARELAERCAHAVKIE, encoded by the coding sequence ATGGCAATTGGGACACCTCTCTTAAAGGGAAGTGTGAAATTTTTATTGTTAGGGAGTGGTGAGTTAGGAAAAGAGGTTGTTATTGAAGCTCAAAGATTGGGGATTGAGTGTATAGCTGTTGATAGATACCAAAATGCCCCAGCTATGCAAGTAGCTCACAAAAGCTATGTTATTGATATGAAAGATTATGATGCATTGATGGCAATTATTGAGAGAGAAGAACCAGATTATATTGTTCCTGAAATTGAAGCAATAAATACAGATGCATTAATAGATGCTGAAAAAGAAGGATATAACGTTGTCCCAACAGCTGAAGCTACAAAAATAACCATGAATAGGGAGTTAATAAGAAGATTAGCTGCTGAAAAATTAAAATTAAGAACTGCTAAATATGCTTTTGCAGATTCTTTAGAAGAGTTGAGAGATGCTGTAGAAAAACTTGGTTTGCCTTGTGTAGTTAAGCCAATCATGTCTTCATCTGGAAAGGGGCAGAGTGTGGTTAGAAGTGAGGAAGATATTGAGAAAGCTTGGAAGATAGCTAAGGAAGGTGCAAGAGGAATAGGAAATAGGGTTATTGTTGAAGAGTTTATAAACTTTGATTATGAGATAACTTTATTAACTGCGAGAACTGCTGAGGGAACTAAGTTCTGTGAGCCAATAGGGCATATACAAATAGATGGAGATTATCACGAAAGCTGGCAGCCACACAATATGTCCGATGAATTAAAAGAACAAGCTCAAGAAATAGCTAAGAAGGTTACAGATGCCTTAGGTGGATATGGAATCTTTGGGGTTGAGTTGTTTGTTAAAGGGGATGAGGTTATATTTAGCGAGGTTTCACCAAGACCTCACGATACAGGAATGGTTACAATGATAACCCAAGAGATGAGTGAGTTCGAGATTCATGTTAGAGCTATTTTAGGGTTGCCAGTATCAACAAAACTTATTCATCCAGGGGCAAGCCATGTAATAAAGGCAGAGATAAATAAATATGCTCCAAAATACCATATAGAGGAGGCTTTAAAAGTGCCAAATACTAAATTGAGATTGTTTGGTAAGCCAAATGCAAAAGTTGGTAGAAGAATGGGTGTTGCTTTAGCTTATGCCGATTCAGTAGAGAAAGCAAGAGAATTAGCTGAGAGATGTGCTCATGCTGTAAAAATTGAATAA
- a CDS encoding TIGR04013 family B12-binding domain/radical SAM domain-containing protein: MEENTALVVYYTKLHKNSFNALIGALEVDEYFDNFPIYFANKKDIFNLEGILKKHNKVVIAISFFTTELWKTYELINELKSKYQKYRNKIIYLAGGPHPTGDPKGTLKLGFDVVCIGEGEETFPEFIKAVNENESYEKVKGIAYLDDNKFVYTGRRKPVDLNKYPPFPVKHNKFGHIEITRGCPYGCYFCQTPRIFGKNVRHRSIENICKYVEIMAERNLKDIRFITPNAFGYGSKDGKTLNIDKVEKLLENIREILGNNGRIFFGTFPSEVRPEHVNDETVDLILKYADNKSLVVRAQSGSQRILDLCHRGHTVEDIYNAVTTAIKKGISVSLDFIFGLQGETEEDVEKTIKVMKDLIKMGAKIHAHTFMPLPQTPFAKANPGIVNKKIIRAMRHEIPKGIFYGTWHNQQILAEKISKYLQTGEL, translated from the coding sequence ATGGAAGAAAACACTGCTTTGGTAGTTTATTATACAAAACTACACAAAAACAGTTTCAATGCATTGATTGGGGCTTTAGAAGTGGATGAATATTTTGATAACTTCCCAATATATTTTGCTAATAAAAAAGACATTTTTAACTTAGAGGGTATTTTAAAAAAGCATAATAAGGTTGTTATTGCCATATCTTTCTTTACAACTGAACTCTGGAAAACTTATGAATTAATTAATGAACTGAAATCTAAATATCAAAAGTATAGGAATAAAATTATTTATTTAGCTGGAGGACCTCATCCAACAGGAGACCCAAAGGGAACATTAAAGTTAGGATTTGATGTTGTTTGTATAGGAGAGGGAGAAGAGACATTTCCAGAATTTATTAAAGCAGTTAATGAAAATGAAAGTTATGAAAAAGTTAAAGGAATAGCATATTTAGATGATAACAAATTTGTATATACTGGTAGAAGAAAACCTGTTGATTTAAATAAATATCCGCCATTTCCTGTAAAGCATAATAAATTTGGACATATAGAGATAACAAGAGGTTGCCCTTATGGTTGCTATTTCTGTCAAACACCGAGAATATTTGGAAAGAATGTAAGGCATAGAAGTATTGAAAATATCTGTAAATACGTTGAAATAATGGCTGAAAGAAATTTGAAAGACATTAGGTTTATAACACCAAATGCCTTTGGCTATGGTTCTAAAGATGGAAAAACATTAAATATTGATAAGGTTGAAAAGTTGTTGGAAAATATTAGAGAAATTTTAGGTAATAATGGGAGAATATTTTTTGGAACATTCCCTTCAGAAGTTAGGCCAGAGCATGTTAATGATGAAACTGTTGATTTAATTTTAAAATATGCTGATAACAAAAGTTTAGTTGTTAGAGCTCAATCTGGTAGCCAAAGAATATTGGATTTATGCCATAGAGGACATACAGTTGAAGATATATATAACGCAGTAACTACTGCAATAAAAAAAGGTATTAGTGTTAGTTTAGATTTTATTTTTGGACTTCAAGGAGAAACTGAAGAAGATGTGGAAAAAACAATAAAGGTTATGAAAGATTTAATAAAAATGGGTGCTAAAATACATGCTCACACTTTCATGCCATTGCCACAAACACCTTTTGCAAAGGCAAATCCTGGGATAGTTAATAAAAAAATAATAAGAGCTATGAGACATGAGATTCCTAAAGGAATATTTTATGGAACATGGCACAATCAGCAAATATTGGCCGAAAAAATATCAA